Proteins from one Palaemon carinicauda isolate YSFRI2023 chromosome 26, ASM3689809v2, whole genome shotgun sequence genomic window:
- the LOC137619617 gene encoding tetratricopeptide repeat protein 27 encodes MKEILHNFERNYLYSDYDAKVLENIGDDKGGWLNIAKLVASGSYVAALKEKECQEALGIKKKIRCSDVSIADHYKQLICGYLNESEQHREHIVLCIGVCCLQLFTQNNFTGPLIGPEPETLLPGLVPEGLNCESVKETALESLVGDAEGVYNLLSCPEYLVLARLILIDLKTALSTCLTVEWWSFRCALIHQRIVDEKSPHLYEIILQSLNQVENDSQLVSTTISRDLTALYHLEAGHLHLEFYDVGRAGDHFQKACDALQVKLSLDGALGKRTKWQQEDRAQLVVKVSYNDQSIMNSELPGYNLLPTDLPKDIMLNDDTRLPRFKFKDEDEGIIPDLRPIEQALILAVITHRRRSSAADLQLDEETKAYLAALLQYPKNWCFQHSALLLRSRIEALESRAVQRSLSQVEELIAAVNREEPSRYERLKLLGTSLVLPHWELQQELAKILMRLGCVKSALEVFERLHLWDDVITCYNELQMRQRSAEIVRMQMEKKETPKLWCLLGDATDDIECYKKAWELSNHKSGKSQRCLGNYYYVRKDYRNAILHYEMSLEINRLQFPVWQRLAYCALQTEDWEKCAQAYRRCSVLEPDSFEVWNNMSQAYLKLDQKHRAWKSLQEALRCKMDSWRLWDNFMLVSTSLGYMSQALNAYNRILTMKERHVDTQILGRIVKAIVDGDTDPEGREVQGLYKKCSELLGRLTSEVPTHPELWYLYGLLTQANQAPNPETRVLAMQQFKKSLAASTQKPGWEKDTLTAVASLHRASYLLDATLEAVEGVNPKVAVPSLSATRMSVQAAITATRRGQVQVNTGELVEQVQEPLENVEHKLALLMEMLEKLKVGM; translated from the exons ATGAAGGAAATACTTCATAATTTTGAGAGGAATTATCTTTATTCAGACTATGATGCGAAAGTTTTGGAAAATATTGGCGATG ATAAAGGAGGATGGCTAAACATAGCAAAACTTGTTGCATCTGGAAGCTATGTTGCTGCATTAAAAGAAAAGGAATGTCAAGAAGCCTTGGGCATCAAAAAAAAGATACGCTGTAGTGATGTGTCAATTGCAGATCATTATAAACAACTTATTTGTGGTTATTTAAATGAATCTGAACAACACAGAGAGCATATTGTTTTATGCATTGGTGTGTGTTGTCTTCAGTTGTTCACTCAGAACAACTTTACTGGGCCTCTAATTGGTCCTGAACCAGAAACACTTTTACCAGGTTTAGTACCAGAAGGTCTTAACTGTGAGAGTGTGAAAGAAACAGCATTAGAATCCTTAGTGGGTGATGCAGAGGGTGTTTACAATTTACTCAGCTGTCCAGAGTATTTAGTGTTGGCTCGTCTTATTTTAATAGACTTGAAAACTGCTTTGTCTACATGCTTAACTGTCGAATGGTGGAGTTTCCGTTGTGCTCTTATTCATCAGCGAATTGTAGATGAGAAATCACCACATTTATATGAAATAATCCTGCAGTCTCTAAATCAGGTAGAAAATGATTCTCAGTTAGTTAGCACCACTATCTCAAGAGACTTGACTGCTCTGTATCATCTTGAGGCAGGTCATTTACATCTTGAATTCTATGATGTAGGAAGAGCTGGTGATCATTTTCAAAAGGCATGCGATGCCTTGCAAGTCAAATTAAGCTTAGATGGAGCCCTTGGGAAGAGGACTAAATGGCAGCAGGAGGATAGGGCACAGTTAGTTGTAAAAGTTTCTTACAATGATCAGTCCATAATGAACAGTGAACTCCCTGGCTATAACCTCCTTCCTACGGATCTTCCAAAAGACATCATGCTCAACGATGATACACGTCTCCCAAGATTCAAGTTCAAAGATGAAGATGAAGGCATCATTCCAGATTTGAGGCCAATTGAACAAGCCCTCATCCTGGCTGTTATTACTCACAGACGACGATCATCGGCAGCCGATTTACAACTTGACGAGGAAACTAAGGCCTACTTGGCAGCTCTTCTTCAGTATCCTAAGAACTGGTGCTTTCAGCATTCAGCACTTTTGTTACGTTCACGGATAGAAGCTCTTGAATCTAGGGCAGTGCAGCGCTCACTAAGCCAAGTTGAGGAGTTGATTGCTGCAGTAAATAGAGAAGAACCATCTAGATATGAAAGGTTAAAATTGCTGGGTACATCTCTTGTATTGCCTCATTGGGAATTACAGCAAGAACTTGCGAAGATATTGATGCGTCTTGGTTGTGTTAAATCTGCTTTGGAAGTTTTTGAGAGACTTCATTTATGGGATGATGTAATTACCTGTTACAATGAACTACAAATGCGGCAGCGTTCAGCAGAAATTGTTAGAATGCAAATGGAAAAGAAAGAAACTCCAAAGTTGTGGTGTTTGTTGGGTGATGCAACAGATGATATAGAGTGTTATAAGAAAGCATGGGAATTGTCAAATCACAAGAGTGGAAAATCTCAGAGGTGTCTCGGTAATTATTATTACGTTCGAAAAGATTATAGAAATGCAATTTTGCATTATGAAATGAGCCTTGAAATTAATCGTTTACAGTTCCCTGTGTGGCAAAGATTAGCTTATTGTGCCTTACAAACTGAAGATTGGGAGAAATGTGCCCAAGCTTATAGACGGTGTAGTGTACTGGAACCTGACAGCTTTGAAGTTTGGAACAATATGAGTCAGGCTTATCTGAAGTTAGATCAGAAACATCGGGCATGGAAATCTTTGCAGGAAGCTTTACGTTGTAAAATGGATTCCTGGAGGCTTTGGGACAATTTTATGCTTGTGAGTACATCACTAGGGTACATGTCTCAAGCTCTAAATGCATATAATCGCATTCTTACAATGAAGGAACGTCACGTTGATACTCAAATATTAGGTCGTATTGTCAAAGCTATTGTTGATGGTGATACTGATCCAGAGGGAAGGGAGGTGCAAGGACTTTACAAGAAGTGCTCTGAGCTTTTAGGTCGATTGACAAGTGAAGTCCCAACCCATCCAGAATTATGGTATCTCTATGGTCTGTTAACGCAAGCTAACCAAGCACCTAATCCAGAGACACGGGTCTTGGCCATGCAGCAATTCAAAAAATCTTTAGCTGCGTCAACCCAGAAACCAGGCTGGGAAAAAGATACCCTCACTGCCGTAGCATCCCTTCACCGTGCCTCATACTTATTAGATGCAACTTTAGAAGCAGTTGAAGGAGTTAACCCTAAAGTAGCTGTTCCTAGTTTGAGTGCTACAAGAATGTCTGTGCAAGCAGCCATTACTGCCACACGCCGTGGACAAGTTCAAGTGAACACAGGAGAATTAGTCGAACAAGTACAAGAACCTTTAGAAAATGTTGAACACAAATTGGCTTTACTGATGGAAATGTTAGAAAAACTTAAAGTGGGAatgtaa